Proteins co-encoded in one Salvia splendens isolate huo1 chromosome 4, SspV2, whole genome shotgun sequence genomic window:
- the LOC121798941 gene encoding uncharacterized protein LOC121798941 produces MGDFRSKSYKNEQLDNTYGYYGTNFGDNNANFKPNSNPSGMQDLRCYSASYASSSAQSNGQLDIVVAGGGGEQWKFKKGKSTNGADARSWALTDPELQRKKRVASYKAYTVEGKVKGSFKKSFRWIKERYTLMVYGYR; encoded by the coding sequence ATGGGGGATTTCAGATCCAAATCGTACAAGAACGAGCAGCTCGACAACACCTACGGCTATTACGGCACCAATTTCGGCGACAACAATGCCAATTTCAAGCCGAATTCAAACCCTAGCGGGATGCAAGATCTGAGGTGCTACAGCGCGTCGTACGCCTCCTCCTCCGCGCAGAGCAACGGCCAGCTCGACATCGTCGTggccggcggcggcggagagcaGTGGAAGTTCAAAAAGGGGAAGTCAACGAATGGGGCTGATGCGAGGAGCTGGGCTCTGACTGATCCGGAGCtgcagaggaagaagagagttgCTAGCTACAAGGCTTATACGGTTGAGGGGAAAGTGAAGGGATCGTTTAAGAAGAGTTTTAGGTGGATCAAAGAGAGGTATACTCTCATGGTCTATGGCTATAGGTGA
- the LOC121801314 gene encoding IQ domain-containing protein IQM4-like: MTLTQGLNTMSRKNAIKLVNCEPEKLDLETSLSFKGLVQDIRKSEGDDAVKGVADKLVSCIGLPEPAIMFSPRPVSELDAAAVKLQKVYKSYRTRRNLADCAVVVEELWWKALDFAALKRSSVSFFDVEKPETAVSRWARARTRAAKVGKGLSKDEKAQKLALQHWLEAIDPRHRYGHNLHLYYDVWFKSESAQPFFYWLDVGDGKEMNLEKCPRTSLQKQCITYLGPKERESYEVVVEEGKLMYKASGVLVETIEGSKWIFVLSTTRTLYIGQKKKGLFQHSSFLAGGAITAAGRLVAHGGILEAIWPYSGHYLPTEENFREFISFLEEHSVDLSDVKRCATDDDRPPVMSGAHEDPISRNTSQGSLSQQENATTHDEDVPSVEPVHDHKDKLEYSFAKRMSCKWSTGAGPRIGCVREYPTELQTRALEQVNLSPRVVNGGIGNYGPIPSPRPSPKLRLSPRVSYMGLPSPRTPMAAAH; the protein is encoded by the exons ATGACCTTAACACAAGGGCTCAACACCATGAGCAGGAAGAATGCAATAAAATTGGTGAATTGTGAGCCTGAGAAACTGGATCTTGAAACCTCACTTTCATTCAAGggcttagttcaagatataaggAAATCAGAAGGTGATGATGCAGTTAAGGGTGTTGCTGATAAGTTGGTGTCTTGTATTGGTCTCCCTGAGCCTGCTATAATGTTCTCTCCGCGCCCGGTCAGCGAGCTGGATGCAGCCGCGGTGAAGCTCCAGAAGGTGTACAAGAGCTACCGGACCAGGCGAAACCTTGCTGATTGCGCAGTTGTGGTGGAGGAGCTATG GTGGAAGGCCTTGGACTTTGCAGCTTTGAAACGGAGCTCTGTGTCGTTCTTTGATGTGGAGAAGCCGGAAACTGCTGTCTCGCGCTGGGCTAGAGCGCGCACCAGAGCTGCCAAG GTGGGGAAGGGGTTGTCTAAGGATGAAAAGGCTCAAAAACTTGCACTTCAGCACTGGCTTGAAGCT ATCGATCCACGCCATCGCTATGGGCACAACTTGCATCTCTACTATGATGTGTGGTTCAAGAGCGAGAGCGCTCAGCCGTTCTTCTACTGGCTGGACGTTGGAGACGGGAAGGAAATGAATCTCGAGAAATGCCCGAGGACCAGCCTGCAAAAGCAATGCATCACCTATCTAGGACCG AAGGAGAGGGAGTCGTACGAGGTCGTGGTTGAGGAAGGGAAGCTTATGTACAAAGCAAGTGGTGTGTTGGTTGAGACCATTGAGGGATCAAAGTGGATATTCGTTCTCAGCACGACGAGAACTCTGTACATCGGGCAGAAGAAGAAGGGCCTTTTCCAGCACTCGAGTTTCTTGGCTGGAGGAGCTATCACAGCTGCTGGGAGATTGGTGGCTCATGGTGGTATTCTTGAG GCAATTTGGCCTTACAGTGGTCACTATCTTCCCACAGAAGAAAACTTCAGAGAGTTCATAAGCTTCCTCGAAGAGCACTCTGTCGATCTTTCAGACGTCAAG AGATGTGCGACTGATGATGACCGTCCTCCTGTCATGAGTGGCGCACACGAGGATCCAATTTCACGGAACACATCACAGGGAAGCCTCAGCCAGCAAGAAAACGCCACCACACACGATGAAGACGTTCCATCAGTGGAGCCAGTGCATGATCACAAAGATAAGCTGGAATACAGCTTTGCCAAGCGCATGTCGTGCAAGTGGAGCACGGGGGCAGGGCCTAGGATTGGGTGTGTTAGGGAGTACCCAACGGAGCTACAAACACGAGCACTTGAACAGGTGAACCTTTCACCTCGGGTGGTGAATGGAGGCATTGGCAACTATGGGCCGATCCCATCACCCCGGCCAAGTCCAAAGCTTCGACTTTCTCCTAGAGTTTCGTACATGGGACTGCCAAGTCCGAGGACTCCAATGGCTGCAGCTCACTGA